A window of the Brassica napus cultivar Da-Ae chromosome C5, Da-Ae, whole genome shotgun sequence genome harbors these coding sequences:
- the LOC106367505 gene encoding protein TRIGALACTOSYLDIACYLGLYCEROL 3, chloroplastic-like isoform X1, with translation MRMILLPSDKGEVYIRGKKRAGLTSDEEVSGLCIGLVLLPSSGYWNLEDGTNSVAMAKEVNRRMSICVLQLVRRSKHIYGKRQVKNVSVQSLLRTDVLLELFLFTTSADCRLFRGNALVSEMQGLIFGDVFLTVVVSSHLSCGQLPLLQRFQRS, from the exons ATGAGGATGATTCTTCTTCCTTCAGACAAG GGAGAGGTTTATATACGAGGAAAAAAGCGAGCTGGTTTGACAAGTGACGAGGAGGTTTCAGGGCTTTGCATTGGCCTT GTGCTGCTACCAAGTAGTGGGTATTGGAACTTGGAAGATGGTACTAACTCTGTCGCTATGGCTAAAGAGGTGAA TCGAAGAATGTCCATCTGCGTATTACAACTGGTAAGGAGATCAAAGCACATATATGGGAAACGGCAGGTCAAAAATGTTTCAGTGCAGTCACTTCTGCGTACAGATGTGCTGTTGGAGCTCTTCTTGTTTACAACATCAGCAGACTGCAGACTTTTCAGAGGAAATGCATTAGTTTCTGAAATGCAAGGGTTGATCTTTGGTGATGTCTTCTTGACCGTCGTCGTCTCTTCTCACCTTTCATGCGGACAGTTACCTCTCTTGCAGAGATTCCAGCGATCTTAG
- the LOC106367505 gene encoding ras-related protein Rab11E-like isoform X2, translating to MRMILLPSDKGEVYIRGKKRAGLTSDEEVSGLCIGLVLLPSSGYWNLEDGTNSVAMAKESKNVHLRITTGKEIKAHIWETAGQKCFSAVTSAYRCAVGALLVYNISRLQTFQRKCISF from the exons ATGAGGATGATTCTTCTTCCTTCAGACAAG GGAGAGGTTTATATACGAGGAAAAAAGCGAGCTGGTTTGACAAGTGACGAGGAGGTTTCAGGGCTTTGCATTGGCCTT GTGCTGCTACCAAGTAGTGGGTATTGGAACTTGGAAGATGGTACTAACTCTGTCGCTATGGCTAAAGAG TCGAAGAATGTCCATCTGCGTATTACAACTGGTAAGGAGATCAAAGCACATATATGGGAAACGGCAGGTCAAAAATGTTTCAGTGCAGTCACTTCTGCGTACAGATGTGCTGTTGGAGCTCTTCTTGTTTACAACATCAGCAGACTGCAGACTTTTCAGAGGAAATGCATTAGTTTCTGA